The Pungitius pungitius chromosome 10, fPunPun2.1, whole genome shotgun sequence genome has a window encoding:
- the LOC119229362 gene encoding acetylcholine receptor subunit alpha — protein sequence MNTVFFIFYLVILAGAAWGSSDETRLVKTLFTGYNKVVRPVNHFKEAVVVTVGLQLIQLISVDEVNQIVSSNVRLKQQWKDVNLQWKPEDYNGIKKIRVPSTDIWRPDLVLYNNADGDFAIVHETKVLLEHTGMITWNPPAIFKSYCEIIVLHFPFDLQNCSMKLGTWTYDGNLVVVNPDSDRPDLSNFMESGEWVMKDFRGWKHWVYYACCPDTPYLDITYHFLMLRLPLYFIVNVIIPCMLFSFLTGLVFYLPTDSGEKMTLSISVLLSLTVFLLVIVELIPSTSSAVPLIGKYMLFTMVFVIASIIITVIVINTHHRSPSTHTMPDWVRTVFIETIPNIMFFSTMKRPGKEKQAKSSIYGADFDISDISGNQTTSITYQSPITKNPDVRSAIEGVKYIAETMKSDEESNNAAEEWKFVAMVLDHILLCVFMAVCLIGTLGVFAGRLIELSML from the exons ATGAAtactgtatttttcattttttatctgGTCATTCTAGCGG GTGCTGCCTGGGGCTCTTCGGATGAAACCCGCTTGGTCAAAACCCTCTTCACCGGTTACAATAAAGTGGTCCGTCCTGTCAATCACTTCAAGGAGGCGGTGGTTGTCACTGTGGGCCTTCAGCTCATCCAGCTCATCAGTGTG GATGAGGTCAACCAGATCGTCAGCAGCAACGTGCGACTCAAACAG CAATGGAAAGATGTGAACTTGCAATGGAAGCCAGAGGATTACAACGGCATCAAAAAGATCAGGGTTCCCTCTACTGACATTTGGCGGCCTGATCTGGTTCTCTACAACAA TGCCGACGGAGACTTTGCCATCGTCCACGAGACCAAAGTGCTTCTGGAGCACACGGGAATGATCACGTGGAACCCGCCGGCCATCTTCAAGAGCTACTGTGAAATCATCGTGCTGCATTTCCCCTTTGACCTCCAGAACTGCAGCATGAAGCTGGGCACCTGGACCTACGATGGAAACCTGGTTGTGGTCAACCCT GACAGTGACCGCCCGGATCTGAGTAACTTCATGGAGAGCGGGGAGTGGGTAATGAAGGATTTCCGCGGCTGGAAGCACTGGGTGTACTACGCCTGCTGCCCAGATACACCTTACCTGGACATCACCTACCACTTCCTCATGCTGCGACTCCCGCTGTACTTCATCGTCAACGTGATCATCCCCTGCATGCTCTTCTCCTTCCTGACTGGTCTTGTCTTCTACCTCCCCACGGACTCTG GTGAGAAGATGACTCTCAGCATCTCCGTCCTCTTGTCTCTGACTGTGTTCCTGCTGGTCATTGTTGAGCTGATCCCCTCGACCTCCAGCGCCGTACCGCTCATCGGGAAGTACATGCTCTTCACCATGGTTTTTGTCATTGCCTCTATCATCATCACCGTGATCGTGATCAACACCCACCACCGCTCCCCGAGCACTCACACAATGCCCGACTGGGTCCGCACG GTTTTTATTGAAACCATTCCCAACATCATGTTCTTCTCAACAATGAAACGCccaggaaaagaaaagcaggctAAATCTAGTATTTATGGTGCTGATTTTGACATCTCGGACATCTCTGGCAACCAGACAACTTCTATTACCTACCAGTCGCCCATCACCAAGAACCCCGATGTTCGCAGTGCCATTGAAGGAGTCAAGTACATCGCAGAAACCATGAAATCCGATGAGGAGTCCAATAAT